In a single window of the Thermofilum uzonense genome:
- a CDS encoding polysaccharide deacetylase family protein — translation MLAIFLSHDVDWPRHGPGMDHIMARRDRFEDNIIEKVLRGYNPYFGIPDIVEMEERLGVRSTFFFRPFYDDGTDVNCYSDIIKEISKKGWEIGVHLNDLSSVDAVKAQKEKIEEISVRTLGCRVHYLRIKTEDYRKIRDAGFLYDSSLKSFRDRIDPKDMGHLQIDGVVVFPVTIMDAYLFTYMNVNEERIIKVFEEAIDIAKRMKKDVITVLWHDSSVKMRGGRAYGKVLEFLYSREDLEIMRGVDLLRRVI, via the coding sequence ATGCTGGCAATCTTCCTGAGCCATGATGTCGACTGGCCCAGGCATGGGCCGGGCATGGATCACATAATGGCAAGAAGGGATAGATTTGAGGACAACATAATAGAAAAAGTGTTAAGAGGCTATAATCCCTATTTTGGAATTCCAGATATTGTTGAAATGGAGGAGAGGCTCGGAGTAAGATCCACCTTCTTCTTCAGGCCCTTTTATGATGACGGCACTGATGTGAACTGTTATTCTGATATAATTAAAGAGATCTCAAAGAAGGGGTGGGAGATAGGAGTTCACCTAAACGATCTCTCCTCTGTGGATGCAGTAAAAGCCCAGAAGGAGAAAATTGAGGAGATATCTGTCAGAACCCTTGGATGCAGAGTCCACTACCTGAGGATAAAGACAGAGGATTACCGAAAGATAAGGGATGCAGGCTTCCTATATGACTCCTCCCTGAAGAGCTTCAGGGACAGGATAGATCCAAAGGACATGGGCCACCTTCAGATAGATGGTGTTGTCGTCTTCCCTGTGACGATAATGGATGCTTATCTATTCACATATATGAATGTAAATGAGGAAAGGATTATCAAGGTATTCGAGGAGGCCATTGACATCGCTAAGAGGATGAAGAAAGATGTGATCACAGTGCTTTGGCACGATTCCTCTGTGAAGATGAGAGGAGGCAGGGCATATGGAAAGGTGCTGGAGTTTCTCTACTCAAGGGAGGATCTGGAAATAATGAGAGGAGTTGACCTGCTGAGGAGGGTTATTTAA
- a CDS encoding glycosyltransferase family protein encodes MEEKCLSRAENIIKYPQGFRVVHYRLFRREVFDKVGLQDSRIPYVEDLDLFLRMELAGMRLSTIPLVDDAFILHD; translated from the coding sequence ATGGAAGAAAAATGCTTAAGCAGAGCTGAAAACATAATAAAATATCCACAGGGGTTCAGAGTTGTTCACTACAGGCTGTTCAGACGCGAGGTCTTCGATAAAGTTGGCCTTCAGGATTCACGAATCCCCTATGTGGAGGATCTTGATCTCTTCTTAAGGATGGAACTTGCAGGAATGAGGCTCAGCACCATACCGCTGGTCGATGATGCATTCATCCTGCACGATTAG